One Setaria viridis chromosome 3, Setaria_viridis_v4.0, whole genome shotgun sequence DNA window includes the following coding sequences:
- the LOC117850060 gene encoding uncharacterized protein yields MLRGGGSRTSAKPRRPHSRQRPPSPPAPSRRASGAAAAAAPESKEPLVLEAPVVSSMEETSFTFEFKRGFKRAKKAMLPPMDAPRDEDNIREGFSNKSNTVPAKKEAPKQVEFTHCSPGIVARLMGLDTVPRPKKVLDRCQSDNQANLQRHLFGVVQEVAHASSGDQPCNVSSDELPAVKDVFEVTEMENMAMHKVLEPRNEEQYLRNLEADLEFVRQKFLDAKRLATDEGHRNSKEFSEALDILHSKKDVFLEILEENRTAVSGFSGHILSHSGLQCSPSTSNTAATELSVETSVASVESLAPNGGKIKGSSHRSQIVVLKPNLQRKSFTPVVSSQETSKYKQRRGRQHSNPPRHSKQYSVPQKNEVLEEEGIATQKVRKQTTKSGSMRRQSKEEYSLAAYTEKTKVASTSHDEVMPIYSSLHSAGPSVSRKARKHLSERWQMACQSGSESSISKGITTLGEMLGLSDGDAPKETSHKGSSDPNFSRSNLREVPASPLGISSKDGWKTWIYCEDDSRGGMSRNFPRSKSLPASLTTSTKLSSRRQSAPTCRLPILKDILNTPTDESENAPVRKRSPIRNAKQRNGRAIVHQGKENMLPEKEIHVTLEKARHSICISDLSQASNIYTEKYPDDDIRTEDQQKSDSVVQHDKKNLEGHMGWAYQTLATSFSETKEVLSIQNQDIIALEEGRSPSVEIDIAQVDTRATQSSASIASGGSCECSSPSASSPRSSGEETSYSGIFKSINVGIQELRAQLKMLKMEGQDDICGDYSDTLSTGECNNINIATYQATEELPIFKNEEDRDLCYVQDMLASVCDLPDYLEGWQVDSDVFLLLENKYCKLLLWSQSDRKLLFDLVNSILADMTTPDNSLHSKIMMKCWPEINREQLAESVWQLVQKQSNYEQFALEDVQPLPLDHRSELEVIGMKIARMIHDDLIKGSIVEFLSQENYLVSY; encoded by the exons atgctgcgcggcggcgggtcgcgAACCTCGGCGAAGCCCCGACGCCCCCACTCCCGCCAgcggccgccgtccccgcccgcCCCGTCGCGTCGAG CAAGCggggctgctgccgccgccgcccccgaatCGAAGGAACCGTTGGTGTTGGAGGCTCCGGTGGTGTCTTCCATGGAAGAAACATCG TTCACTTTTGAATTCAAGCGAGGATTTAAAAGGGCAAAGAAGGCAATGTTGCCGCCTATGGATGCGCCAAGAGACGAAGACAACATAAGAGAG ggCTTCTCTAACAAGTCAAATACTGTTCCTGCGAAGAAAGAGGCACCGAAGCAGGTGGAGTTCACCCATTGCTCGCCTGGCATCGTTGCTAGGCTGATGGGCCTTGACACCGTGCCTCGCCCCAAAAAAGTTCTTGACCGGTGTCAGAGTGACAACCAGGCTAATCTGCAACGACACTTGTTTGGAGTTGTTCAAGAAGTGGCCCATGCTTCATCTGGAGATCAGCCATGCAACGTCAGTTCTGATGAGCTGCCAGCAGTGAAGGATGTTTTTGAGGTGACAGAGATGGAGAACATGGCGATGCATAAGGTGTTGGAGCCTCGAAATGAGGAGCAGTATCTGAGAAACTTGGAGGCTGATCTGGAATTTGTGAGGCAAAAGTTCTTGGATGCCAAGCGCCTTGCCACTGATGAAGGGCATAGGAATTCTAAGGAGTTCAGTGAAGCACTTGATATACTCCACTCAAAAAAGGATGTCTTTCTTGAAATCCTTGAGGAGAATAGAACTGCAGTGTCAGGATTCTCAGGACATATCCTTAGTCACAGTGGGTTGCAGTGTTCTCCTAGTACAAGTAATACTGCTGCTACAGAATTGTCTGTGGAAACTTCAGTTGCGTCAGTGGAGTCGTTGGCACCAAATGGGGGCAAGATTAAAGGTTCAAGCCATCGCTCTCAAATCGTAGTTCTGAAGCCAAACCTTCAAAGGAAAAGTTTCACACCTGTTGTGTCAAGCCAAGAAACATCAAAATATAAGCAGAGGAGGGGTAGACAGCATTCAAATCCCCCGCGCCATAGTAAACAATATTCTGTCCCACAAAAGAATGAAGTTCTGGAAGAAGAGGGTATAGCAACACAGAAGGTTAGGAAACAAACAACTAAAAGTGGCAGCATGAGGAGACAGTCCAAGGAGGAATATAGCCTTGCTGCGTACACTGAGAAGACAAAAGTTGCTTCTACCTCTCATGATGAGGTCATGCCCATTTATTCAAGCCTGCATTCTGCTGGACCATCAGTGAGTAGGAAGGCCAGAAAGCACCTCTCTGAACGATGGCAAATGGCCTGCCAATCTGGTTCAGAAAGTTCAATTTCTAAAGGAATAACAACACTAGGTGAAATGCTCGGACTATCTGATGGAGATGCACCAAAAGAAACCTCCCACAAAGGATCATCAGATCCAAACTTTAGTCGCTCTAATTTGAGAGAGGTACCAGCCAGCCCTCTTGGTATTAGCAGTAAAGATGGATGGAAGACATGGATTTACTGTGAAGATGATTCAAGGGGTGGTATGTCAAGGAATTTTCCCAGGTCCAAGTCTCTTCCAGCCTCATTGACCACCTCTACAAAATTATCAAGCAGGAGGCAGTCCGCACCAACCTGTAGGTTGCCTATTCTGAAAGATATATTGAATACACCCACTGATGAATCTGAAAATGCACCTGTCAGGAAGAGATCACCAATCAGAAATGCAAAACAGAGAAATGGAAGGGCAATTGTTCATCAAGGGAAGGAAAATATGCTACCTGAGAAAGAGATTCATGTAACTTTAGAAAAAGCAAGGCATAGCATCTGCATTTCTGATCTGTCTCAGGCAAGCAATATATATACTGAAAAATACCCTGATGATGATATCAGAACTGAGGATCAGCAAAAATCTGATTCTGTTGTTCAACATGATAAGAAAAATTTGGAAGGTCATATGGGGTGGGCATATCAGACACTAGCAACATCGTTTTCAGAGACAAAAGAAGTTCTATCGATTCAGAATCAGGATATCATAGCATTGGAG GAGGGAAGAAGCCCATCAGTGGAGATTGACATTGCTCAAGTTGACACTCGAGCAACACAATCATCAGCGAGTATTGCAAGTGGAGGGAGTTGTGAATGCTCAAGTCCAAGTGCTTCATCGCCACGTAGTTCTGGTGAAGAGACTTCTTATTCTGGAATATTTAAAAGCATCAACGTTGGTATTCAAG AACTCAGAGCACAACTGAAGATGCTGAAGATGGAAGGCCAAGATGACATCTGTGGAGACTATTCTGATACGCTGTCAACTGGTGAGTGCAACAATATAAACATCGCAACGTACCAAGCAACTGAAGAGCTACCTATATTCAAGAATGAGGAGGACAGGGATTTATGTTATGTCCAGGACATGCTTGCAAGTGTGTGTGACTTACCAGATTACCTGGAAGGTTGGCAGGTGGACTCAGATGTGTTTCTATTGCTTGAAAACAAGTATTGCAAGCTGCTCCTGTGGTCACAATCAGACAGGAAACTTCTGTTTGATCTTGTGAACTCTATCTTGGCTGACATGACTACTCCTGACAACAGTTTGCATTCAAAGATTATGATGAAATGCTGGCCTGAAATTAATCGCGAACAGTTAGCTGAAAGTGTCTGGCAATTGGTGCAGAAGCAAAGTAACTATGAGCAGTTTGCACTGGAGGATGTTCAGCCTTTGCCACTGGACCATCGTTCTGAGCTAGAAGTGATTGGAATGAAGATTGCCAGGATGATCCATGATGATCTTATAAAAGGTTCTATCGTCGAATTCTTGTCACAGGAGAACTACCTTGTTAGCTACTGA
- the LOC117850548 gene encoding probable glutathione S-transferase DHAR1, cytosolic, producing MAVEVCVKAAVGAPDSLGDCPFSQRVLLTLEEKKVTYEMKLIDLSNKPEWFLKISPEGKVPVFNGGDGKWIADSDVITQVIEEKFPTPSLVTPPEYASVGSKIFPSFVKFLKSKDASDGSEKALLDELQALDEHLKAHGPYINGENVSAADLSLGPKLFHLQVALEHFKGWKIPENLTSVHAYTQALFSRESFVKTKPTKEHLIAGWAPKVNA from the exons ATGGCCGTGGAGGTGTGCGTGAAGGCCGCCGTCGGGGCCCCCGACTCCCTCGGCGACT GCCCGTTCTCCCAGAGGGTGCTGCTCACgctggaggagaagaaggtCACCTacgagatgaagctcatcgACCTCAGCAACAAGCCCGAATG GTTTCTGAAGATCAGCCCAGAGGGTAAGGTGCCTGTGTTTAATGGTGGTGATGGCAAATGGATTGCTGACTCTGATGTGATCACTCAAGTCATTGAGGAGAAGTTCCCAACTCCATCTCTGGTCACCCCTCCAGAATATGCATCAGT AGGATCAAAGATTTTCCCATCTTTTGTCAAGTTCCTGAAGAGCAAGGATGCCAGTGATGGTTCAGAGAAGGCACTTCTTGATGAGCTACAGGCACTAGATGAGCATCTGAAAGCTCAT GGTCCCTACATCAACGGGGAGAATGTATCAGCTGCTGATCTTAGTCTGGGGCCAAAGCTCTTCCACCTCCAGGTCGCACTGGAGCATTTCAAGGGCTGGAAGATCCCGGAGAACCTGACCAGCGTTCATGCCTACACCCAG GCTCTTTTCAGCCGCGAATCTTTTGTGAAGACTAAGCCAACCAAGGAGCACCTGATTGCAGGATGGGCACCCAAGGTGAACGCGTAA